The proteins below come from a single Salinivibrio kushneri genomic window:
- a CDS encoding methionine ABC transporter permease, with translation MLIDQFTHWVNENSALINLLLEATGQTLYMVFASGIMGFVIGIPLGVLLHVTKPGGLLGQPQVNQVLGAIVNIGRSIPFIILLVAIIPFTRMVVGTSIGTAAAIVPLTVGAIPFIARLVEGALLELPAGLEEAAKAMGANPLQIICKVLIPEALPGIINGATITLVTLVSYSAMAGAVGGGGLGDVGIRYGYQRFDTTVMLITVVMLVVLVQAIQSFGDYLVRRADHR, from the coding sequence ATGTTGATTGATCAATTCACCCACTGGGTCAATGAAAACAGCGCCCTTATCAACTTGCTGCTCGAAGCCACTGGCCAAACCCTGTATATGGTATTTGCCTCCGGCATCATGGGGTTTGTGATTGGTATCCCACTAGGCGTGCTACTGCATGTGACCAAACCCGGTGGTTTGCTGGGTCAACCACAAGTTAACCAGGTGCTTGGCGCAATCGTGAACATTGGTCGCTCCATCCCCTTTATTATCTTGCTGGTGGCGATTATTCCGTTTACCCGCATGGTGGTTGGCACCTCAATCGGCACCGCGGCGGCGATTGTGCCACTTACCGTCGGCGCGATTCCATTTATTGCCCGCTTGGTTGAGGGGGCGTTACTGGAACTACCGGCAGGGCTAGAAGAAGCGGCCAAAGCGATGGGCGCGAACCCGCTCCAAATTATTTGTAAAGTGCTGATACCGGAAGCACTGCCGGGCATCATCAATGGCGCCACCATTACCTTGGTCACCTTGGTGAGCTACTCAGCCATGGCCGGTGCCGTCGGCGGTGGTGGCCTTGGGGATGTGGGCATCCGCTATGGCTATCAACGCTTTGATACCACCGTCATGCTGATCACCGTTGTGATGCTGGTG